One genomic region from Microcystis panniformis FACHB-1757 encodes:
- the hisIE gene encoding bifunctional phosphoribosyl-AMP cyclohydrolase/phosphoribosyl-ATP diphosphatase HisIE translates to MSSLLSAIPLDAIAYNPQGLVPAIAQDYLDATVLMMAWMNRESLEKTLTTGEAWYWSRSRQELWHKGATSGHIQKVRQIRYDCDSDAILLTIEQIGDIACHTGERSCFHQVNWQKSPPAADTLSELFKVICDRRDEPHPESYTCKLLAGGDNKILKKIGEESAEVVMACKDNDGDAIAAEVADLFYHTLVALAYHQVPLRDVYKKLQDRRR, encoded by the coding sequence ATGTCTTCTTTGCTCTCTGCTATTCCCCTCGACGCAATCGCTTATAATCCCCAGGGTTTAGTACCGGCGATCGCTCAAGACTATCTTGATGCTACAGTGTTAATGATGGCCTGGATGAATCGGGAATCTCTCGAAAAAACCCTCACCACTGGGGAAGCATGGTATTGGAGTCGTTCTCGTCAAGAATTATGGCACAAGGGCGCTACTTCTGGCCATATCCAAAAGGTGCGTCAAATTCGCTACGATTGCGATAGTGATGCTATCTTACTGACTATTGAGCAAATCGGTGATATCGCCTGTCATACCGGCGAAAGAAGCTGTTTTCACCAAGTAAATTGGCAAAAATCACCGCCAGCGGCCGACACCCTCTCGGAATTGTTTAAGGTAATTTGCGATCGCAGAGACGAGCCTCATCCGGAATCCTACACCTGTAAACTTTTGGCCGGGGGAGATAACAAAATTCTCAAGAAAATCGGCGAAGAATCGGCAGAAGTGGTCATGGCCTGCAAAGATAATGATGGCGATGCTATTGCTGCAGAAGTGGCCGATCTTTTTTATCATACCCTCGTCGCTCTCGCCTATCATCAAGTCCCCCTGCGAGATGTCTATAAAAAACTGCAAGACCGGCGCCGGTAA
- a CDS encoding RNA-guided endonuclease InsQ/TnpB family protein gives MLECEIWKSYRYRFYPTPEQESLLRRTLGCVRLVYNKALHERTQAWYERQERVGYAQTSSMLTDWKKQEELNFLNEVSCVPLQQGLRHLQTAFTNFFAGRTKYPNFKKKHQGGSAEFTKSAFKFKDKQIYLAKCTEPLPIRWSRQIPESCEPSTVTVRLHPSGRWHISIRFDDPTIKPLPVTDKAIGIDLGISSLVITSDGDKVSNPKHFKKHYRRLRRASKSLSRKQKGSKNREKARIKVARIHAQITDSRKDHLHKLTTQLVRENQTIVVENLAVKNLVKNPKLSQAISDVSWGEITRQLAYKCRWHGRNYIEIDRWFPSSKRCSNCGYVAEKMPLNVREWDCPDCGTHHDRDINASKNILAAGLAVSVCRATIRPEQSKTGAAGAKNLRDRSRNLNREVWESPSVHGGEDVKVTKVNIPAMD, from the coding sequence ATGCTAGAATGCGAGATATGGAAAAGCTATCGCTACCGATTTTACCCAACACCAGAACAAGAGTCGCTATTGCGGCGCACTTTGGGCTGTGTAAGATTAGTTTACAACAAAGCTCTCCACGAACGAACACAAGCTTGGTATGAAAGACAAGAAAGAGTAGGCTACGCTCAAACTTCTTCAATGTTGACCGATTGGAAAAAACAAGAAGAATTAAACTTTCTCAATGAAGTTAGCTGTGTACCTTTACAACAAGGGTTAAGACACCTACAAACAGCTTTTACTAACTTCTTTGCTGGTCGTACTAAGTATCCTAACTTTAAGAAAAAACATCAGGGAGGAAGTGCCGAATTTACCAAATCAGCCTTTAAATTTAAAGACAAACAAATCTATTTAGCCAAATGCACAGAACCTTTACCTATTCGATGGTCAAGACAAATCCCAGAAAGCTGTGAACCAAGCACAGTAACAGTCAGATTACATCCTTCTGGACGTTGGCATATCTCAATTAGATTTGATGACCCAACGATTAAGCCTTTACCAGTAACAGATAAAGCCATTGGAATTGACTTAGGAATTAGTAGCCTTGTGATTACCAGCGATGGTGACAAAGTATCTAATCCCAAGCATTTTAAAAAGCATTATCGGAGACTGCGAAGAGCATCGAAAAGTCTTTCTAGAAAACAGAAAGGGTCAAAAAATCGGGAAAAGGCAAGAATCAAAGTAGCAAGGATTCACGCTCAAATCACCGATAGCAGAAAAGACCATTTACATAAGCTAACCACTCAATTAGTTCGTGAAAACCAAACGATTGTGGTTGAGAATTTAGCCGTCAAGAATCTGGTCAAAAACCCGAAATTATCTCAGGCAATATCTGATGTAAGCTGGGGAGAAATCACTCGACAATTAGCCTACAAATGCCGTTGGCATGGCAGAAATTACATCGAAATAGATAGATGGTTTCCTAGCTCTAAAAGATGTAGTAATTGCGGGTATGTTGCTGAGAAAATGCCGTTAAATGTTCGAGAATGGGACTGTCCAGACTGTGGGACGCACCATGACCGAGATATTAACGCTAGTAAAAATATTTTGGCCGCAGGGCTTGCGGTGTCAGTCTGTAGAGCGACCATAAGACCAGAACAGAGTAAAACTGGGGCGGCAGGTGCGAAAAACCTTCGGGACAGAAGCAGAAACCTAAATCGTGAGGTTTGGGAATCACCGTCCGTTCACGGCGGTGAGGATGTCAAAGTTACAAAAGTTAATATTCCAGCTATGGATTAG
- a CDS encoding ABC transporter ATP-binding protein: MTEVIRLDQVSLERRTQEEFSYDLKRTIFSILEGKYRQPAKKLVLDDIDLVINSGAKLGIIGANGAGKSTLLKVICGILEPTKGQVRVRGQIASLIELGAGFDPDLPVKDNIILYGVMLGFSRQEMKEKTKDILDFAELEEYMGAPVKSLSSGMVARLGFAIATEVHPDILILDEVLSVGDESFKNKCKRRLKKFWNSNATILVVSHDLTLIQESCDQAIWLNKGQLQCQGTSEDVIKFYLDSVHQNEVNF; this comes from the coding sequence ATGACAGAAGTAATTCGACTCGATCAAGTGTCTCTCGAAAGACGTACTCAAGAAGAATTCTCCTACGATCTAAAAAGGACAATCTTCTCTATTCTTGAAGGTAAATATCGTCAACCTGCCAAAAAATTAGTTCTAGATGATATAGATTTAGTCATTAATTCTGGAGCGAAATTAGGTATCATTGGAGCTAATGGCGCAGGAAAATCTACTCTCTTAAAAGTTATTTGTGGTATTCTGGAACCGACAAAGGGACAGGTGAGAGTCAGGGGACAAATTGCTTCTCTAATTGAATTAGGAGCGGGTTTTGATCCAGATTTACCGGTAAAAGATAATATTATTCTCTATGGGGTAATGCTGGGATTTTCTCGTCAGGAAATGAAGGAAAAAACCAAAGATATCCTTGACTTTGCTGAGTTAGAAGAATATATGGGAGCGCCGGTGAAATCTCTTTCTTCCGGGATGGTGGCTCGTTTAGGATTTGCGATCGCCACAGAGGTTCACCCCGATATTCTTATTCTTGATGAAGTCCTTTCCGTCGGGGATGAAAGTTTTAAAAATAAGTGTAAACGACGGTTAAAAAAATTCTGGAATTCTAACGCTACTATTTTAGTAGTTTCCCACGATTTGACTTTAATTCAAGAGTCCTGTGACCAAGCAATTTGGCTAAATAAAGGCCAGTTACAATGTCAGGGTACATCAGAAGATGTAATCAAGTTTTATTTGGATTCCGTGCATCAAAATGAAGTTAATTTTTAA
- a CDS encoding PEP-CTERM sorting domain-containing protein has translation MMTTNKLTKTFASGSLAIGVLAGAVLTATSASAASMVLTWGEWTSGTALEVGDKKVTFTQGSITGGFVAEAVDKVALTEMGDHYYFRYDAMDGLADTNMSSGSFTYTIGVTDPNKSIVGVDLDSDVSSNYGTVTETFAETPETLVSVDGSAVPPSGFIPIAPKKLLTVTNTLAANPNEGLFSFQNSFRQSVPEPGTILGLLAVGGLGLVSRFKKQK, from the coding sequence ATGATGACAACCAACAAATTAACCAAAACTTTTGCTTCTGGCTCCCTAGCCATCGGGGTTCTCGCTGGCGCAGTGCTTACCGCTACCAGTGCGAGTGCCGCCAGCATGGTGTTAACTTGGGGGGAATGGACGAGCGGAACTGCTCTTGAGGTCGGGGACAAAAAAGTTACGTTCACACAAGGCTCGATAACTGGCGGTTTTGTGGCTGAGGCGGTGGATAAAGTTGCGCTGACCGAGATGGGTGATCATTATTATTTCCGATACGATGCTATGGACGGTCTCGCTGATACCAATATGAGTTCCGGGTCTTTCACATATACAATCGGGGTCACTGACCCCAACAAGTCTATTGTCGGGGTTGACCTGGATTCAGACGTATCATCCAACTACGGGACTGTAACCGAGACATTTGCTGAGACACCTGAGACCTTAGTTTCAGTTGACGGCTCAGCGGTCCCTCCTAGCGGTTTCATCCCTATCGCCCCCAAGAAACTGTTGACCGTCACAAATACCCTAGCTGCTAATCCCAATGAAGGTCTATTCAGCTTCCAAAATTCTTTCCGTCAATCCGTTCCCGAACCGGGTACTATCCTCGGACTTTTGGCAGTGGGTGGTTTAGGATTGGTTTCCCGCTTTAAGAAACAAAAATAA
- a CDS encoding ABC transporter permease, with translation MTDLQAKTRWSTARRYYELLSVLVERNLKGRYRGSFLGVYWSLLNPAIMTALYTAIFGTVFASYFDNSIVNYVLAAFTGLVVINFFNASTNQALPSIVGNGSILNKIRLPVSIFPVSMVVANIFQFAISIFPLLAIVTLWKSQSLINVIALIFPVIGLSLVCTGVGFFVSTLYVFFRDLPYFYEIVCFVAWISSPIFYPPEIIPPSVKPFLLLNPLLPVIESIRQLSLSPGLPDFGLIFQSLLGGIIILGIGWTCFRLWRHLFMDLL, from the coding sequence ATGACCGATCTCCAAGCAAAAACTAGATGGTCAACAGCGCGGCGATATTACGAATTGCTTAGTGTTCTGGTGGAACGTAATCTCAAGGGACGCTATCGGGGTTCTTTTCTGGGGGTTTACTGGTCCTTGTTAAATCCCGCGATTATGACTGCACTATACACGGCAATTTTCGGCACAGTTTTCGCCTCTTATTTTGATAATTCTATAGTTAACTATGTCCTAGCGGCTTTCACTGGTTTAGTAGTAATAAATTTTTTTAATGCTTCCACTAACCAAGCTTTACCTAGTATCGTCGGTAATGGCAGTATTTTAAATAAAATTCGTCTGCCAGTTAGCATTTTTCCCGTTTCCATGGTAGTGGCAAATATTTTTCAATTTGCTATTAGTATCTTTCCCCTTTTGGCTATAGTAACTCTCTGGAAGTCTCAAAGTTTAATTAATGTAATTGCTCTGATTTTTCCCGTGATTGGTCTTTCTCTGGTTTGCACGGGAGTGGGTTTCTTTGTCAGTACCCTCTACGTTTTCTTCAGAGACTTACCCTATTTTTACGAAATTGTTTGTTTTGTCGCTTGGATTAGCAGCCCGATTTTCTATCCCCCAGAAATTATTCCTCCTTCCGTAAAACCATTCCTGCTATTAAACCCATTATTACCGGTAATCGAAAGTATTCGCCAATTGTCCCTTTCCCCCGGATTACCGGATTTTGGTTTGATTTTTCAATCTCTACTCGGTGGGATCATCATCTTAGGAATTGGTTGGACTTGCTTCCGACTCTGGCGACATTTATTTATGGATTTATTATAA
- a CDS encoding SemiSWEET transporter gives MNIIELIGIVAGILTTVSFLPQVIKTWRYRSAKDLSLTMFICFCLGVFLWLIYGIYMSSKPIIVANFVTFILAGTILYFKIKYD, from the coding sequence GTGAATATTATTGAACTAATCGGGATCGTGGCGGGAATATTAACCACTGTCTCCTTTTTACCCCAAGTGATTAAAACTTGGCGTTATCGTTCGGCTAAGGACTTGTCCCTAACTATGTTTATTTGCTTTTGTCTGGGGGTTTTTCTTTGGCTAATCTACGGGATTTATATGAGCAGTAAACCGATTATTGTCGCTAATTTTGTTACTTTTATCTTAGCGGGGACAATTCTCTATTTTAAGATTAAATATGATTAA
- a CDS encoding dihydrolipoyl dehydrogenase family protein, with the protein MVYDLVIIGATPAGIEAALLAVHLKKRVALVQQPSRDNLEASEDIFSKGYSQIIHLYKLLNHWQETAIYPQWQRLRQWLEEVDKTINKHHSLARLATEGIDVIPGGGEFVRLPHLGFVVNGRQLLAKHYLIATGFYPQVPKIFGLDEVNYFTAQTLWQGPNLDKLGQHLGIIGNSSMAVSLAQILRRLGKEISLIIEDSYLLPDIDREISHLVTAILEAEGIKILPGYCPSQVKAIEGQKWLQLGNHVIEVDDLIFAGNYQVNEQGLNLAGVGVKLEEGLIRVNQQLQTDNSRIYALNLLRNNYPDPTLNHRAAFGLVKHLLTGEKFNFNPGQIPSFIAFDPAIAWVGLTGKAAQDSYGEEVKMINYPIKNMVPQQIWGETTGFCQLIYRQDGKILGAQIVGNQAAEMISIISLALQENLTIQSLNKNIYAWGSMGEIIGEMTQLIPQKKSWLTWLKQLFR; encoded by the coding sequence GTGGTTTACGACTTAGTAATTATTGGTGCCACTCCTGCGGGGATAGAAGCGGCTTTGTTGGCTGTTCACCTCAAAAAAAGGGTGGCTTTAGTGCAACAGCCTTCTAGGGACAATTTAGAGGCATCTGAGGACATTTTTAGCAAGGGCTACAGCCAAATTATCCATCTCTATAAACTGCTGAATCATTGGCAAGAAACGGCCATTTATCCCCAATGGCAACGGTTGCGGCAATGGCTAGAGGAAGTAGATAAAACTATTAATAAACATCATTCTTTAGCGAGATTAGCCACGGAAGGAATAGATGTGATCCCGGGTGGGGGGGAATTTGTCCGGCTGCCCCATTTAGGATTTGTGGTTAATGGTCGGCAATTGTTGGCTAAACACTATCTTATCGCCACGGGTTTTTATCCGCAAGTCCCGAAAATTTTCGGCTTAGATGAGGTTAATTATTTTACCGCTCAAACCCTTTGGCAAGGGCCAAATTTAGACAAGTTGGGACAACATTTAGGGATTATTGGCAACAGCAGCATGGCTGTGAGTTTAGCGCAAATTCTCCGACGTTTAGGGAAAGAAATTAGCTTAATTATCGAGGATAGTTATCTACTGCCAGATATTGATCGGGAAATTTCCCATTTAGTTACTGCCATTTTAGAAGCGGAAGGAATTAAGATTTTACCCGGCTATTGTCCTAGTCAAGTGAAAGCGATCGAGGGTCAAAAATGGTTACAATTAGGCAATCATGTCATTGAAGTCGATGATCTCATTTTTGCTGGTAATTATCAAGTCAATGAACAGGGATTAAATTTGGCTGGGGTGGGAGTTAAACTAGAGGAGGGATTAATTAGGGTTAATCAGCAATTACAAACCGATAATTCCCGCATTTATGCCCTAAATTTGCTCAGAAATAATTATCCCGATCCTACTTTAAATCACCGGGCTGCTTTTGGGTTAGTCAAGCATCTGCTCACGGGAGAAAAATTTAACTTTAATCCCGGGCAAATTCCCTCATTTATTGCTTTCGATCCTGCGATTGCTTGGGTGGGTTTAACTGGAAAAGCAGCCCAGGACAGCTATGGTGAGGAGGTAAAGATGATCAACTATCCAATTAAAAATATGGTCCCACAGCAAATCTGGGGGGAAACCACGGGATTTTGTCAATTAATCTACCGACAAGATGGTAAAATACTGGGAGCGCAAATAGTCGGTAATCAAGCAGCAGAAATGATTAGTATTATCAGTTTAGCTTTACAAGAAAATTTAACCATACAATCCCTCAATAAAAATATTTATGCTTGGGGAAGTATGGGAGAGATTATCGGAGAAATGACGCAATTAATCCCCCAGAAAAAATCTTGGTTAACTTGGCTAAAACAATTATTCAGATAA
- a CDS encoding ABC transporter ATP-binding protein, which produces MTSAIALDRVSKIYNNLPVVNELSFAIEKGEIFGLLGPNGAGKSTTIRMIITLTEASQGEIAVAGYDVKKYRDQVKKNIGVVLQQISVDGELTVWENLEFHGRMHHIPNPQRQELIDRYLDYVSLSDRKSALAKTLSGGMKRRLQIARALLHEPKILFLDEPTVGLDPQNRRRLWEVIRDLNRQGMTILLTTHYMEEVEFLCQDNATGKPGRIGIMDAGKLIELGTLTDFRTKYGEGLVIKQVGDKIDYKFFPTVADANSYLDTLSDKTGVMCRPSNLEDIFVELTGHQLD; this is translated from the coding sequence ATGACCTCCGCTATTGCTCTCGATCGCGTTTCTAAAATCTATAACAATCTCCCGGTAGTTAACGAGCTTTCCTTTGCTATCGAAAAAGGGGAAATCTTTGGTTTACTCGGTCCCAACGGTGCGGGAAAATCGACGACAATCCGCATGATTATCACCCTAACCGAAGCAAGTCAAGGAGAAATCGCAGTGGCGGGGTATGATGTGAAAAAATACCGCGATCAGGTGAAGAAAAATATAGGGGTAGTCTTACAACAGATTAGCGTTGATGGGGAATTAACCGTCTGGGAAAATCTGGAATTTCACGGCCGGATGCACCATATCCCCAATCCCCAGAGACAGGAATTAATCGATCGCTATTTAGATTATGTCAGTTTAAGCGATCGAAAATCTGCCCTTGCCAAAACTCTTTCCGGAGGGATGAAACGACGTTTACAGATTGCTCGCGCTCTTCTTCACGAACCAAAAATCCTCTTTCTCGATGAACCGACTGTCGGTTTAGATCCCCAAAATCGTCGTCGTTTGTGGGAAGTAATTCGCGATTTAAACCGGCAAGGAATGACAATTTTGTTAACCACTCACTACATGGAAGAAGTGGAATTTCTCTGTCAGGATAACGCCACGGGAAAACCGGGCAGAATTGGCATTATGGATGCGGGCAAATTAATCGAATTAGGAACTCTAACGGATTTTCGCACTAAGTATGGCGAAGGGTTAGTTATCAAACAAGTTGGCGATAAAATCGATTATAAATTCTTCCCCACCGTGGCCGATGCTAACTCTTATCTGGACACTTTGAGCGATAAAACTGGAGTAATGTGTCGCCCTTCCAACCTCGAAGATATCTTCGTGGAACTGACGGGACATCAATTAGATTAG
- a CDS encoding L,D-transpeptidase, with protein sequence MRVFLPILCLCLGIGEFFLNPPISPVNSLPATTVTRTETRLLLNLKKRRVFVYQGQKIIASYPVAIGRPGWETPTGEFRVIQMVREPVWEHPFTGQLVPSGKNNPLGARWIGFWTDGANFIGFHGTPQENLIGRAVSHGCVRMRDRDIKALFERVKIGTSVIVIAQ encoded by the coding sequence ATGCGAGTTTTTCTGCCGATTCTCTGTTTATGTCTAGGAATAGGGGAATTTTTCCTCAATCCCCCCATTAGTCCCGTCAATTCCCTTCCCGCAACCACGGTAACTCGAACAGAAACCCGTTTGCTGCTGAATTTAAAAAAAAGACGGGTTTTTGTTTACCAAGGACAGAAAATAATCGCTTCTTACCCAGTGGCGATCGGTCGTCCGGGTTGGGAAACCCCAACGGGAGAATTTAGGGTGATTCAGATGGTGCGGGAACCAGTCTGGGAACATCCTTTCACCGGGCAACTGGTGCCATCGGGAAAAAACAACCCTTTAGGGGCGCGTTGGATCGGATTTTGGACCGATGGCGCGAATTTTATCGGTTTTCACGGTACACCGCAAGAAAATCTCATCGGCCGGGCCGTCTCCCACGGTTGCGTCAGGATGCGCGATCGAGATATAAAGGCTTTATTTGAAAGGGTAAAAATCGGCACTTCGGTGATAGTAATCGCTCAATAA
- the tmk gene encoding dTMP kinase — protein sequence MKPKFIVFEGIDGSGTSTQAKLLQEYFLKRGEKAVLSPEPSEGVIGRLIREIMQTNLISIKDKNKFDRQMAYLFAADRHDHLYNDHDGVFKLIHQEQTHVITTRYYFSSLAYNCNNPEEFAFIRQLNQHFPNPDIVIYIDVLPDISLARIKNRAITEVYEKQEKLMKVRQMFLDIFKEYKDNCLQLDGSDTIEHLHRNIINYLERLI from the coding sequence ATGAAACCGAAATTTATTGTCTTTGAAGGTATTGACGGATCGGGAACAAGTACCCAAGCAAAACTCTTACAAGAATATTTTTTAAAGCGCGGGGAAAAAGCAGTTTTAAGTCCGGAACCTTCCGAGGGAGTCATCGGTCGTTTGATTCGAGAAATAATGCAAACTAATCTTATTTCTATCAAAGATAAAAATAAATTTGACCGACAAATGGCCTATTTATTTGCAGCCGATCGCCATGATCACTTATATAATGATCACGATGGCGTTTTTAAACTTATTCACCAAGAACAAACCCACGTTATCACTACTCGTTATTATTTTTCTTCCCTGGCCTACAATTGCAATAATCCCGAAGAATTTGCTTTTATTCGGCAGTTAAATCAACATTTTCCCAATCCAGATATAGTTATTTATATCGATGTCCTTCCTGATATTTCTCTAGCAAGAATTAAAAACAGAGCCATCACAGAAGTGTACGAAAAACAAGAAAAGTTAATGAAAGTTCGTCAGATGTTTCTCGATATATTTAAAGAATATAAAGATAATTGTTTACAACTGGATGGCAGTGATACAATAGAACACCTTCACCGAAATATTATTAATTATCTTGAACGATTAATTTAA
- a CDS encoding PEP-CTERM sorting domain-containing protein has translation MMTTNKLTKTFASGSLAIGVLAGSVFAATSASAATLTWTEWTSGNALVQGDKKITYVSGDIGAEGVDNVYLTQVGTDYYFAYDAMAGLVATNSNSGSFTYTIEVINSGNLIVGVDLDSTISSGSNYGNVTETFAEIPGLSLVSVNGSQDPVVGFTPITPKALLTVTNTLNPNAGQGLFSLQNSFHQMAPTPVPEPGTILGLLAVGGLGLVSRFNKQK, from the coding sequence ATGATGACAACCAACAAATTAACCAAAACCTTTGCTTCCGGCTCTCTAGCCATCGGGGTTCTCGCCGGCTCGGTGTTTGCCGCTACCAGTGCGAGTGCCGCGACCTTAACTTGGACGGAATGGACGAGCGGAAATGCTCTTGTTCAGGGGGACAAAAAAATTACGTACGTATCGGGTGACATTGGGGCCGAGGGTGTGGATAACGTTTATCTGACCCAGGTTGGTACTGACTATTATTTCGCATACGATGCTATGGCAGGTCTCGTTGCGACTAATAGCAATTCCGGGTCTTTCACATATACAATCGAGGTCATTAACTCCGGCAATCTCATTGTCGGGGTTGACCTAGATTCAACCATATCATCCGGTTCCAACTACGGGAATGTAACCGAGACATTTGCTGAGATACCTGGGCTCTCCTTAGTTTCAGTTAACGGCTCACAGGACCCCGTTGTCGGTTTCACTCCTATCACCCCCAAGGCACTGTTGACCGTCACAAATACCCTAAATCCTAATGCTGGCCAAGGTCTATTCAGTTTACAAAATTCTTTCCACCAAATGGCGCCCACTCCCGTCCCCGAACCGGGTACTATCCTCGGACTTCTGGCAGTGGGTGGTTTAGGATTGGTTTCCCGCTTCAATAAGCAAAAATAA
- a CDS encoding thymidylate synthase has product MLSTETTPTFIYQPHYKPNQLICGHGQTAIITGWTVKQSLAKHLNPDQYAVIGNLYSPTRGISPLLRNLIANPHVRYLVILNATKEDKNSGSCQCLLDFFSQGFQLGKSDTGRECWLINSSITGYIDQEIDRETLEKLRQSIQYQLVKSIPEAIEIVKSYAEQSPLPTWGEPLIFPLLENLPSLLPGTRYGHRIEGKTIAETWVKILQKIKTTGTIRPTGYDGKWQELIDLMAVVTDEPPDFYFPEPNYLPIDRAFLTEYIGQILDDSPIHQGVKYTYGQRLRSWFGRDQIAQVINKLISEIDAASAVMSLWDVKDHEKGGSPCLNHIWVRVVENELSLTAIFRSNDMFAAWPANAMGLRALQQHICQEINQRSQYNLTLGPLITISQSAHIYDDTWENVERLIATQYDKIVNQRDFFDPSGNFLISVEKEQILVQQTTPGSGEVVACYQGKNPLKLIRELAATNPAIIPEHIGYLGIELQKAYNCIKNNQPYIQDQ; this is encoded by the coding sequence ATGCTTAGTACAGAAACCACCCCTACATTCATCTACCAACCCCACTATAAACCCAATCAATTAATCTGCGGTCACGGACAAACGGCAATTATCACGGGATGGACAGTAAAACAGTCCCTTGCTAAACATTTAAATCCCGACCAATACGCAGTAATTGGCAATCTTTATAGTCCCACCAGAGGAATTAGTCCCCTGCTGAGAAACTTAATCGCAAATCCCCACGTTAGATATTTAGTTATTCTCAATGCGACTAAGGAAGATAAAAACTCCGGTAGCTGTCAATGTTTGCTAGACTTTTTTAGTCAAGGATTTCAGCTAGGAAAAAGTGACACAGGTAGAGAATGCTGGCTAATTAATTCTTCTATCACGGGATATATTGACCAAGAAATTGACCGAGAAACCCTCGAAAAATTACGTCAATCGATTCAATATCAACTGGTTAAATCCATTCCAGAAGCGATTGAAATCGTCAAAAGTTATGCAGAACAATCTCCCTTACCAACTTGGGGAGAACCCTTAATCTTTCCCCTCTTAGAAAATCTTCCTTCTCTCCTACCCGGGACAAGATACGGTCATCGCATTGAAGGAAAAACTATTGCTGAAACCTGGGTAAAAATTCTCCAAAAGATTAAAACCACCGGCACAATTAGACCCACAGGATATGATGGTAAATGGCAAGAATTAATTGACCTAATGGCCGTTGTCACCGATGAACCCCCAGACTTTTATTTTCCCGAACCTAATTATTTGCCTATAGATAGAGCTTTTCTTACCGAATATATCGGACAAATTCTTGATGATTCCCCTATACACCAAGGAGTTAAATACACCTATGGTCAAAGATTACGCTCTTGGTTTGGACGGGACCAAATTGCACAGGTTATCAATAAATTAATCTCAGAAATTGACGCAGCTAGTGCAGTCATGTCCCTCTGGGATGTGAAAGACCACGAAAAGGGAGGTAGTCCCTGTTTAAATCATATTTGGGTGCGAGTGGTGGAAAATGAATTGTCTCTCACTGCAATATTTAGAAGTAATGATATGTTTGCCGCTTGGCCAGCAAATGCCATGGGATTGCGCGCTTTACAGCAACATATTTGCCAAGAAATCAATCAACGCTCCCAGTATAATTTAACCCTCGGTCCATTGATTACTATTAGTCAATCGGCCCATATATACGATGATACTTGGGAGAATGTCGAACGATTAATCGCCACCCAGTACGATAAGATTGTCAACCAGCGCGATTTCTTTGACCCTAGTGGTAACTTTTTAATTTCTGTGGAAAAAGAACAAATTCTCGTCCAACAAACTACCCCCGGCAGCGGGGAAGTTGTCGCTTGTTATCAAGGCAAAAATCCCCTCAAATTAATCCGCGAGCTTGCCGCTACCAATCCCGCAATTATTCCCGAACATATCGGTTATCTGGGAATCGAGTTACAAAAGGCATACAATTGTATCAAAAATAATCAGCCTTATATTCAAGACCAGTAG
- a CDS encoding DUF4278 domain-containing protein has translation MSYLFLLPLFTAALAAYFWQQSSDEIAYLASAATVISLVLSLVLAPWQIQLLILLTVVIVVTFLWQGREEQKNVPVPTPETAGEKKYRGATYIEPTVTEAPVKERGGKYRGAEVKITNNPTVANPIRSSSLKYRGAGSANKDQ, from the coding sequence ATGTCCTATTTGTTTTTGTTGCCACTATTCACCGCTGCTCTGGCTGCCTATTTCTGGCAGCAGTCCAGCGATGAGATCGCTTATCTTGCCAGTGCCGCCACGGTAATTAGTTTAGTGTTGAGTCTGGTTTTAGCTCCTTGGCAGATTCAGCTATTAATTCTCTTGACAGTTGTGATTGTCGTCACCTTTTTATGGCAAGGACGAGAAGAGCAGAAGAATGTCCCCGTACCCACTCCAGAAACCGCCGGCGAGAAAAAGTATCGTGGCGCCACCTATATCGAGCCAACAGTCACCGAAGCTCCTGTCAAGGAGCGAGGGGGTAAATATCGCGGTGCGGAGGTTAAAATCACCAATAATCCCACGGTGGCTAACCCAATTCGCTCCTCATCTCTCAAATATCGCGGCGCTGGTTCAGCAAACAAGGACCAGTAA